TTCATTTATGATAGCCAATTAAAAATCCTGACATTTAAAGAGAcaacccttttcattttatctttttatttattcttataagGTCACAGTGATGCCCATTTGTCCAGCATTACGAGAAGCATAAACTCTAATAGAACAGTCCTCCCTGGTAAAAGATAAATAACAAGTCCAAAGAAAACACAATACCCAATCCTTACATAAATGGCTCCAGGAACTGCAAGAATAGTTCCGCAAAAAAGAAACAGCAAAAGACTGTGAAATTTAATAGCAATAGACTTCAAATTCTACACACTGGAAAGGGAATCCTCAAATATCCTCTAAAATTCATATTCAACTGTGCGCGTGTGTGATTCCTCGACTGCCAAATTAAAATTACCATAAGGGAATTCCCATTCGATGtcatagaaagaaaaataccagaggaaaaagcaaaagaaaaagcgCTGAAGTCGCATAGATAAGCCCATGAAACCCCGACAATTTTCCTCAAATTAGAGAATTGAAAGCAAATTGCAAACCCAATGATCCACAAGAAGAAAACTATTGAATAtatgaaaacagaaaaaaattcaGATCGTGCAATCAAAAGAACCAAACCATAATAGCTTTTACCTCGATCTTTCATGATCTTTAGAAAAGAAGACATGACAGTGGATATGGGCTTCAACTCCACCGTTGCTTTTCTTCTCCGCTCTGCATTCACCATCGCTCTCAACGCTTCGTTCAGTATCCTCCTCCCCATCTCTCTCCGTGAGTGAACCCTGAAGTCCCACCAAAAGCCACAACTCCACTGGCGGCGGCGGTGAAATTGAACTTACGGTGGTATTTTGGCATTTATGTGAAGATCAGGGACAGTTTTTAAAAAGTCCTAGCCATTACACACAGCACGCGCATTTAGAAGAGCGTGTAAACACGGTAGCTAATTCTCTCTTTAGATACCGAATATTCAAATGCTACGCCGTTTCAACTCCAAGCTCAGAAGGCTCGCTCTCTTTCTACATGGAGGAGCTGCCACCGCCTCTGATTGTCGAAATCCTGGGTCGACTTGTGGACTCGGCCGAGCTCGCTAGCTGCCGGCTCGTCTCGAAAAACCTCAACGCGCTCTCCTACGAGGTCGCCTCCGTCCACCTGATCTGGACCTTATCGCGCTACCTAAAGTCTCGTGCACCCGAGACGAAGCACTCGGTCACGCCATTCAAGGCCGTTTTCAGCACCCTGGTTCGCAACTCTCGGACCCTCGAATCCGTCTCGATTGGCGTGGACAAGTCTCTCGGAAGCATATCGTATGACGACGTTGAGGACGAGTCCGACGACCTTTACCTCACCGATGTGAGCTTCGTGAGGGAGTGGTTGCCGGAGATCGGCGGAGGTCTGAAATCGTTATCTTTTTCAGACTTTTGGGTTCAGTCTTGCTGGAGAAAGTCGGAGGTTCTGTCTCTGATTTCATCATGCTGTGAGTTCCGTGCACACGTTCTATGTCTACgagtttttcctctttctttttcctgtttTTCCTGGGTAAAAGTACCTATGAAATCTTCCTTTACTTGTTAATAAGAGGAGcttatagctatatattattagggCAGTGCATGAAACAAGTTGCGCTATATTGATATTTACTCATTTAGCATAAGATTCCTGTTGGTTGGTAATTTTTGTATGGTTTTTTGTTTGTTCTGTGGATTAGAAAGAAATTAATGACCTAATTCAATTCTTCACTGTAATCTCGAGAGAAATGAGTTTTCACTTGCTATGTGAATGCATTGGAATGAATAATAAGATTGTAAATGTCACCGTTACATTCCCTTCAATTGCTTTATGAGTCTGCACCATACCACATCGACGAAAGAAAATTTCTGAAACAATACATTATATATCTCAACTTGTAAAAAGATTTGTGAGTTTCAAATAGAAATTTAAGTCATAAGATGCCAGAGAAATAATGAACAATAACCTTAGGAAATaggattattttttatatacacaACAGGAGTGTGCAAGGAAGATGTTGATGCTGAGAGATATGAGTTTCGAATATGACTGTACTAGTTCATTTCCCATCTATTGTTTAATTTCATGAATACCTGAGCTTCGGTTATACATTTACTCAATCATGCTGGATgtgatcttttatatatatatatatatatatatatatattatatatatcaaagttGATCAAATGGCATTAATGTTTGTAGTTGCATGTGTAGGTCATACTCTTCTCGAACTAAAGGTAAAGAATGCTTGGCTGTCAGTGGATGGCCTGGATCCAATGCCTACGCTGACAAGCTTGACACTTGAGTTCATAAGACTGGATGATGAAGACCTAAACAAGGTTAACAATTGCTTCCCCTCTCTGGAAACTCTGAATTTGATAGGTGTGGGAGGACTTAAGGACCCAAAGATTCATCTTCTGCACCTTAAGAACTGTCATTGGACAGTGTCAAATGCTCCACTTTCTCTAGCTATATTGGCACCCAACCTTGTCAATCTCACACTGAAGTGTATTAAACCACAGTCTCTTGTCCTTGAAACCCCTTCGTTATCTGATTTCCACCTTTCCCTTGAGGAAGCAAATGAATTTGAAGTAAAAGACCTTAATCATTTGAAAACCCTTCAGCTTCAGTCTGTGAATCTTTATAGTCTCATTTGCATGTTCACATGGGGTAGAACTGTCAAGAAGCTCACACTAGATTCGTCGCAATTGAAAATGACATCACCTATGTGTACCATAACCCACACATACGACAAGAGGtcatgccacattaaatgcTCAGAGACGGCAATAAGCAACTATCATGGATAGAGCCTGACCTGTTCCAGAAATTTAGATAGTGCACTCACCTTCCCCAACCTGCCATAGGGAGCAGATGTGAAAATGAGCATGCCCGCATTCAATGCGACAACATGGTGTCTGGGGTGGCAAGTAGTCACCTTATCTCTGACAGTGAGTGGGGACCACCTTGGTTAGGGTATATAAAATCACGTCCAAGTTTAGGTAAGGGATCTTTTTTGGCTCTCTGAAATCTTCTCTTGTCATATGACATTCTTACACTCTATACTGACTTAGGAATTGAAGATATCACACACCACCCTAGGTCATCACCCTCAAGTGTCTACAGGTTTGTTGGATGACTTACGGGAAGCCTTCGCAGTCTTGCGCCAGTGTAAATTAAAGCTTAACCCGTTGAAGTGCACCTCTGGGGTGAAATCAGGTAAGTTCTTGGTTTTATGGTCTCTGACCGTGGGATCGAGGCCAACCTGGAGAAGATCAAAGGCATAATGAGTATGCTTCCACAATGAAACATTCATGACGTACAAAAGTTAGCCAGGCAGGTGGCCACCCTCAACCGTGTATCTATCAGCGTCACTGCATGCCATCTTGGCGATCTTAGTCTGAGATAAAAAAGGGTGTTAGAAGCCTATGTACTATACCAGCCATGCATTTCAAGGAGCCAAGGCCAGATACCCGCGAATGGACATGATGGCCTCCCATTGGTGATAACGACGTAGCATTTGAGGCCATTCTTCCAAGCCTACCCGATGAAGGTGCTAACCGTTACTCCTCTCAAGAAGGTTTTGCAGAGGCCTGACGCCTTAAGACACCTGATGATCTATGTAGTTGAGCTGAGCAAGTTTGACATAAAATATCTCTCTTGCATCCCGATAAAGGGGAATgtatttgttgattttgtggCTAAATTCACCAACTTCCCAGAAGAAATTCCTGTTTCACCCACAGGAAAGCCTTGGAAGGTCTTATTAGATGGCTCATCCTGCCGAACTAAAGGGGGAGGGGGGTGCACATCAGCACAGAGTTTAGGGAAGAGCACAACTACACGATCAAGCTCGCCTTCAAAACCACCAACAATGAAGCCAAGTAAGAAGCACTACTACCCAACCATCTATAGCCGAGATGTTGGGAGCAACGAAGATTGAAGTTAAGGCCGACTCCCAGGTGGTCGTCAACTAAGTGCTAGGTGGATTAGACACAAAGGGCGAGAAACTTTACAAGTTTCTACAACGAATACGGGAAAAATGTGACTACTTTTGTTACTTTTGTATTCAACAGATACCCAAGGAAGAGAGCCAGAGAGTCGACAAGTTGAACGAATTGCGTCAAGACAAGAAGACTCACTACTGCTAGAACACATGGTTGCACAGACGATGGATTTCCCTACCATAGGAGGTCTTGGTAGTATGGCCAAGGGCGCTAGAATAGGCGTTGGACCTGATAAAGTACCTCGATGCTAATGAAGTGCCACATAAAAATGGGAAGCTCGGAAAGTCTAAAATAGGGCAGCACACTTCACCCTAATAGATGGGGTCCTATACAGGCAAGGTTTCTTAGAGCCCCTCTTAAAATGTGTCTCATAGGAGAAAGCCCAATACATACTAGTTGAGATGCATGAGGGAATCTGCAAGAACTACTCTAGAGTAGACTTAGTCAAACCCCTACTGACAAGCAAAAGGGGCATAAAGTTTGTGGTCGCCACTATTGATTATTTCACCAAGTCGGTATAAGTGGGAAGCCTTAGCAACCATAACCATTGGTGCCATCGCAAGATTCTTGTGGAAATTGATTATCTGCCAGTTCAGCATCCAGCATAGCATCGTAACGGACAATGGACAACAGTTCAATTCTTGCCATTACCATGACTGGTGCGCAGAATTAGAAATCAAGTTCAAATACTCTTCCCCGGATAACCCACAATCTAATGGATAGGTCACGGCAACTAATAAAACTCTACTGAGAATCCTAAAGAAGAAGCTTACAGATAAAAAAGGGAACTGGGTAGAAGATTCCTGGTGTCTTATAGGCGTATTGGACAACCGTCAAAACACCAACGGGAGAAACACTGTTTGCCCTAACTTATGGTAGCGAGCCAGTAGTACCGACAAAGGTAGGAGTGCCAACCTTAGGGTTCAACACTTTGTCCTAGGCTCCAACGAAAAGAAATTGAGGGAGCAGTTAGACCTACTAGAAGAAAGAAGACAGGAAGCCGAGATGCGGATGATGgttaagaagaagaaggttgAGCATTATTTCAATATGTGAGTCAAGCTCAAGTCTTTCAAGGTGGGTGGCTTGGTGTTGAAATGGACCAGGATAACCACACAAGAATAAGGGAAGCTAGGACCATGATGAGAAGGGTCATTCATCGTCGTTGGTAATAGTTGACCGAGATTGTATCACTTGAAGGATACCCAGGGAAATGAGCTACTGCATCCGTGAAATGCCAAACACCTAAGGAGATATTTTCCATAAGTTGTAGCCAAGGGGTGTATTGGTAAACCTTATAATCTATgaataaaactatttttctttttgaaatgtCTCATTTGAATAAATACGGAACAAATcaagtcgagtccctagactcgctaCGATGCAAAAGTCAAGCCCAAGTCactttgttgcccagatgaatAACACAAGAACAAGGTGAAttaagttgtatttaaaaaaaataacaattataaatcaaatatacaatataaaatataaacaaaatacaaaacatcaataaatataaagagtaagggtaagagagaagcaaaccagtatgttaatgaggttcggccccattgcctatgtcctcgcctcaagctaccccttgaagatccccaaatttactattcaacctcctttaggtagagataaaaacctattacacctttaaacaacaccgctacaaaggatccgtgtaaaacatcctctacacttgcaattaccttacacgtggtgattcaactatttcctgtgtggaacactttctacacgcacagggttatacacacccttttactgatataagagctgatagcgggtaggttatcagaaaacactcctcaatgagtgaaataaaagcAATATaacgtaaactatatctctttcaaaatgaataaagtttaagactcaatgtttagagaagagataatgaaaactttgaatgaatgttgtatgctcttggtgttgtgaatatgaagctctcaaatgatctatttataggcatatgagacttcatattcaaatttaaaaagattcacatgtcaaagacaacatcattcacttttcaaaaatttcaaacctaataattttactttttgtatataacaaaaggagcacattttacttttcaaattttttaaacaaatcatctacattttgcataagtaaaaaaaaatatcgatcacttttgaaaatattcaaataaagcatgcacatgtaaaagataacattaatcatctttaatattttcaaagttcaaacatttaatcatgtcatgcacatttgaaagatgacaatcaatcatttttcaaaattttcaaaatattcatgcacatgttgaaaatgtattttaatgttttatgataaaatattaattttgaagcttaatcctaatttcaaatttttaagagatttacaacattactctatgactttaatgtgaatttattctcttcttgctcatacttggttccttgatgtgcttaactctattgtgtagacaacttaaaTTTGAAACtactttattctttgaattcatttgttatcatcaaaatccatatgtagatatataattacacgaaacttgaaactttggattcaacaatctcccactttttgatgatgacaaatacttgatagaacttgaaacatgtattaatatttaagctCTCCCTATAAATGTGCGTTAGTTtcaaataaaagtataaatataatttcaaacttatataacaagtttagcaattcagacaatgttaatgttttagtctaaaacttctctccattttgacatcattaaaaaggatccgtagcaagtaaatggactgaacaAAAATGtgtgttagtagacactgtagatagttgaaaaattggaGCCGCCCGTGACttgacaagtgtggctggagatttaaacaatcgcctgatatTGTTAACAAACAAGATTGATGgttctgagtttctataaaatcagttttaaaaTTCATTCAATTCGCACCAAATCTTGTTCTCATCTGCATTTCTTCAACGTTCTCgctttaagctttcaattcttttctcaatggttcattcttctaacatttctctaaatccatcaatgaggtattctacaccttaACCTCAtatcctttctgcagctgccattggtgccatgttacaacaagaaaataataatttggctaataagtcagattccaatgttatctacgacttggtgagtctcaggactcgctactcctcctctattgttgctttttctcagcggctacaagtcaaAAACTATGAGGTTGAAaaacttaaagaacaaattgttgtactttagcgaattgttcaagagtctcacacaagggaatgaatcattcggcagaagaataaacagttgaaatctctattagattcttcattccgcttgccaatTTCCATAGATAAGGAtggcatgatattgtatgaagagaataaatgtctcaaacatgaggctaagaacctcaaatttatgtaaaagtatttaaaaaaatccctctctaatttttattgactctagtgtgtcttttaagagatattcataacatgcatcatacatatttctcttctaatcatacataatttaTCTTCTGATAaatgttttgtgaaaatatctactaactgatcgtgtatgtttgtgaactctagtaatatatcgcctttctgcacatggtctcgaagaaaatgatatcttatttcaaatgcaaattgttgcttcatgtaaagtacttgagcacaacaactacttgcagcaacatattctgtcacAGCAGTAGATAGTATAacagaattttactttttactaaaccaggaaactagtgcatgacctaagaaatgacatgctctacTAGTACTTCTTCGATCAATTTTACAACCAGTATAATcggcatctgtgtaactgattagatcgaaatatgtgtgcttagggtaccataaccctaggtcaattgtaccactaaaatatctaagaatgtgcttaactgcaattaaatgtgattcttttggagatgattgaaagcgtgcacataagcacatactaaacataatatctggtctactagctgtcaaatataataaactgtCAATCATACCTCAATATATCTTCAAGTCAACTGGTTtatcggattcatctttatcaaatttagtggatggactcattggtgttccaatttctttCACACCTTCTATcacaaactttttcagtaattccttaatatattttgactgattaatgaatgtctcactttttgcttgcttaatttgcaatccgagaaagaatataagttctcccatcatgctcatttcaaattcttcttacatagtcttagcaaaaacttgacacatattttcattaatagcacagaatattatatcatcaatataaatctgaattaaaagaatatcatcattttcatgtttaatgaatagagttgtatcgattttttctcttgaaaaacttttttcaatcaaaaaacTACCGAGTCTCTCATATGAAGCTCtaagagcttgtttgagtccatataatgcttttatgagtttgaaaacatgatttggcgaaatatgattttcaaaacctggaggtcgctcaacatatacctcttcatttataaaaccatttaagaaaacacttttaacatccatttgaaaaaattttaaatctttataacaatcatatgcaagtagcattcgaatagcttctaatcttgcgactggtgcatatgtctcatcataatcaattCCTTCTTTTTGATTGAAACATTGGGCTACAAGTTGAGccttatttttaataatgattccaaactcatctttcttgtttctaaaaaactattttgttccaataatagtatgatttttaagtctatgaacaagtgtccaaacatcatttctttcaaattgattcaactcttcttacatagttagaatccaaaattcatcaagaattgtttcatcaatatttttgagttcaatctaagatagaaaaacagtatgattgtaaatatttctaagagatgatcgagtacttacacctcgtgaaagTTCTCCCAAAAtgtgttccactggatgatctttcacaaatgtTTACTATTTAGTTGCATCTtggattaaattttgatgatctttccttaTGTCTCCATGTTGGACTTCCTTTattatgttctctttgttgCGATTGAGACTTTCCATATTATTTATACCTTATGTTTCTTTATCAatggatttcttggagagtagagaattatattcatcaaatactatatgcatagattcttgtacagtcaaagtcattttactaaatattctataagctttactattagtagaatacccgataaagatacattcatcagattttgcatcaaacttgtctaaattatccctgtcatttcaaaataaaacatttgcatccaaatacatgtaggtaaccaatgttggactttttctcattccaaaactcataaggagttttatctaatttagattttaacataactctatttataatataatatgcagtacttaccgcttcggcccaaaagtaattaggcaagttgttctcattgagtattattattgtcatctcttgaagaaatatatttttcctctctactatttcattttgttgatgagttcgaggagcagaaaaattatgcacaaaaccattttcattacaaaatgtttcaatacttttattaacaaactattttcccCTATTGCTttagatacttgaaatagtacagccattttcattttgaattctcttacataacttgataaatgcattatgtgcatcatctttataagtaagaaagatgacccaagtatatctaaagaaatcatcaataataacaaatgcataatattttcttcctaaacttgcaactttATTTGGTCTAAAAAGATCCATATGTATCAGTTACAATAGTCTAgcagtggaaatatgtttcttggttttaaaagaagtttttgtttgtttgccaaattggcatgcatcacaaattttatctttaagaaaatttatctttggtaaacctctcacgagatcattttttgaaagtctagaaataaatttcatgttggcatgacctagtcttctatggcataaccaactagtttcattttaaactgaaaagtaaatagcatcttgtaaggtaatttattcaaaatcgattgtataaatattgttgcttctaaagtagtaaaacaaatattacaatcatgattattcaaagtaatgcacttatccattttgaaagtaactgtaaatcctttatcacataattgacttatactcaaaaaattatgttttagactttcaacaagtagaacatcttcaattatgagagaagattcattaccaattttatctaTTCCCACGATGTTTCCTTTCAAATTGTCTCTCAATGTCACAT
This is a stretch of genomic DNA from Carya illinoinensis cultivar Pawnee chromosome 3, C.illinoinensisPawnee_v1, whole genome shotgun sequence. It encodes these proteins:
- the LOC122304397 gene encoding F-box/LRR-repeat protein At4g29420 isoform X2 — translated: MEELPPPLIVEILGRLVDSAELASCRLVSKNLNALSYEVASVHLIWTLSRYLKSRAPETKHSVTPFKAVFSTLVRNSRTLESVSIGVDKSLGSISYDDVEDESDDLYLTDVSFVREWLPEIGGGLKSLSFSDFWVQSCWRKSEVLSLISSCCHTLLELKVKNAWLSVDGLDPMPTLTSLTLEFIRLDDEDLNKLPLVPCYNKKIIIWLISQIPMLSTTW
- the LOC122304397 gene encoding F-box/LRR-repeat protein At4g29420 isoform X1 encodes the protein MEELPPPLIVEILGRLVDSAELASCRLVSKNLNALSYEVASVHLIWTLSRYLKSRAPETKHSVTPFKAVFSTLVRNSRTLESVSIGVDKSLGSISYDDVEDESDDLYLTDVSFVREWLPEIGGGLKSLSFSDFWVQSCWRKSEVLSLISSCCHTLLELKVKNAWLSVDGLDPMPTLTSLTLEFIRLDDEDLNKVNNCFPSLETLNLIGVGGLKDPKIHLLHLKNCHWTVSNAPLSLAILAPNLVNLTLKCIKPQSLVLETPSLSDFHLSLEEANEFEVKDLNHLKTLQLQSVNLYSLICMFTWGRTVKKLTLDSSQLKMTSPMCTITHTYDKRSCHIKCSETAISNYHG